A region of the Apium graveolens cultivar Ventura chromosome 6, ASM990537v1, whole genome shotgun sequence genome:
AGTTATATGCCATACCGGTGAAGGAGCATATTGCATGCCATATCCCATTCCACGAGGTGGATAAATCTGCCAATTATGGATTGGTGCAGGATATGCGGGATAGCTGAATGTAAAAAGTTCCTAAAGATTTTCCTTTAAACAATTagtaaaaaattattttagaggAGGACAGCAAACACAAGAGCAATACAAGTGAGGTTGGTAGAAACCGCTGGGAGCTCTTTTCTTTCAGAAGATTTTGATCCATTTCCTGGTGAAATAGTATTTTGAGCTTCTTCAGAAACGGCTTGAGATGATTGGTCAGCCGATGCATTACGTAGAGCTTCTTGAGCAGTTTGTTCTGGAAATGAAGGCCATGGCTGCAGGCATTCAAATCATCATTGCTTATAAAGCAAAAACAAGAAATAACATGGCAGGTAACTCAAGGTCCTGATAATTTACATAAGAAAAACTTCTATTGAGATAAGGTTCTCCTAACATTGAGTTTAATGGATATGATGTCTTTTACCTGATCAAACAAAGCTTCAAATGTTGGCATGCCCTGTGGATCAGTAGAGCTAATATTTTCAGCGGGGGATGGAGCAGGTTGATCTTGCCGTGTTGCGTGGACTTTCTTCTCTTCTGCTGCTTGTGACACTGAATCAGCACTACTAAAAGGAGTAGAGCTATTATTTTCAGCAGGGGATCCAGAAGGTTGATGTTGACGTGTTGTTTGGACATTCTTCTCTTCAGCCATCTGTGATACTGAATTAGTATTACTAAAAGGATGGGTTTGTGCATTCCCTGCTGCTGAAGATGCTGCAGCAATCTCAGCAAAGCGGGTTGCTAACTTCTTTGCTGTTGATGCACTTTCAGTAGCAGTGGCAACAGCAGATGAAGTTACTGGTGTGGTTGACGATAATAGACTTGCTGTTGAAGCAACCGGTTTGGTTAATGATGCTACAGGCGTAGTTGATGAAGTATTAGGTGCAGTTGGTGAGGTACTAGGTGCAGTTGGTGAAGCTGTATTAGTATTTGGATTTTCAGATGCATGCCCTACTGGTGCAAATGATAATTCAGATAATAAAAATTCCACACAGTTTACACTTCGAGGAGTAGAAGTTTTCTGCATTGCTGAAGATTGAATCGAGTAACCGTTTTTTATTTGTGTCTTAGCGGAAGTATCAGGAGACTCGAGGTTATTTTGAAAATTGATTAAACCACTTGCACTTGCTGCTTCATCTTTCTTCTCATCAGCAGAATCAAGTCTATCAGAGAGTGCTGTTTTCTGCAGTGAGAAACATACAAAATCTAAACAATTTATGTGGAACCATTTCAATATACTAAATTCTGTAAGAGAAATAGGCTTAATTTGAGTTGTCTAGTTTTGGTGCTTGTGTTTTGTCGACCTAAATTAGCTTACTGAACTTGATTTATAAAGGCTTTGAGGTTAAGTTCACACAAGTTTTTGAATTTGAATACATGCAACagtaaataaatattattttgcaaaaaaataaaagaaactgtATAACCAGTAAAAGTACTAGTAACTTTCAGAGGTGATAAGATTCAGCATTTTTAAAAATTACTTACTTTTAACTCAAATCACACCCTCATAAAATAGAGGGAAGTAATAGTGACAAGTTAACGAGGATTCGTTGATAGCCTAGTGGCAAGACCCCTCCCCCCTATTCTCACAGTCTCAATTAATGGGTCCGAATTCATGGTGAAAGTTAATGGGTCCGAATCATCATTCCTCCACCTACATAATTAAACTCTAATGCATAAAATAATACTTAACATAACCTATAAATGAGCTAAAATAAATGGTAGTATGAACTGCAGATTCCTGTTAGATAGCACCATCTTATCAATTTTTTTTTCAGTTTTCTCTGTTTTAGTTCTCAGTGGTAATTTCAGGTTTTCATACTTAACACTGGCAACTATATGAAACAATTAAGGCGTTGATAGGTCATACCTGATGATTGGCAGGGTCATCAGCATCTTTAGCCTTATTTGTTTTAGTGACATCTCTAGCCTTATTAGTTTGAGCAATCTCACGCATAATATCTTTAAGAGGGCGTAACACTGGAGCGTTTGTTTTCTTCCTTACAATTTGTGGTTCTGGCGCCATAGGCTCTGCTTTCTCTTCTCTTCTTTTAGGTTCCGTCTTTTGTGGTTCTGGCGCCATACGCTGTGCTTTCTCTTCTCTTCTCCGAGGTTCCATCTTTTGTGGTTCTGGCGCCATTCGGTCTGCCTTCTCTTCTCTCCTTAGAGGTTCTGGTGACACACTGGTGTCAGTTTTTGATATCTTTAAGCTTTCTGATCGTTGTCTTCCATGCCTATCATCTCCAATCCTGTTATCGACTATCTCAAAGTGAGCAGCTGAT
Encoded here:
- the LOC141668506 gene encoding uncharacterized protein LOC141668506; the encoded protein is MKLPENRRCMNCDHLGPRYVCTSFSTFVCTVCSGVHREFGHRVKSVLVATFTYEEVIALQAGGNERARVIYLGAWDPARNTRPTGSDIDRVRDFIKHVYVDKRFTGERRTKKSDDKDNFNGRHSVERRGLSSREDFYERLYHERSSHSERGDRNHRDHTDYKSDKTYNNGKDYSKYFEGNSPHSIYERFGSHRRRSAAHFEIVDNRIGDDRHGRQRSESLKISKTDTSVSPEPLRREEKADRMAPEPQKMEPRRREEKAQRMAPEPQKTEPKRREEKAEPMAPEPQIVRKKTNAPVLRPLKDIMREIAQTNKARDVTKTNKAKDADDPANHQKTALSDRLDSADEKKDEAASASGLINFQNNLESPDTSAKTQIKNGYSIQSSAMQKTSTPRSVNCVEFLLSELSFAPVGHASENPNTNTASPTAPSTSPTAPNTSSTTPVASLTKPVASTASLLSSTTPVTSSAVATATESASTAKKLATRFAEIAAASSAAGNAQTHPFSNTNSVSQMAEEKNVQTTRQHQPSGSPAENNSSTPFSSADSVSQAAEEKKVHATRQDQPAPSPAENISSTDPQGMPTFEALFDQPWPSFPEQTAQEALRNASADQSSQAVSEEAQNTISPGNGSKSSERKELPAELFTFSYPAYPAPIHNWQIYPPRGMGYGMQYAPSPNVAAVPSSAKSGNPFDIEDDPRPVQGAMLSSVASVHGALPQMSPHGGMQPRPAPYASGLPQESPSDGMYMTTGGYMGQQLPNNTKTQRLQGTGSFGSGSTFASFIPAQHNPGSYLSNPSGGGNPFA